In Lagenorhynchus albirostris chromosome 1, mLagAlb1.1, whole genome shotgun sequence, the sequence attctaaaccactgtgccaccagggaagtccctccccgcTGTTTTAATTCCGCCAGAAAAGTTGAAGGATTTCTTTTCTATGGGACGTGGATATTGGAGTCAGTCATCTAGGGATGCATCGTTTATAAAGTTCCCAGACCTTGGTCCTGAAAAGCCAGCCCAAAAAGACATAAATCACTGGATTCAGGCAGCTGTTCATGAAAGCAAAGAAGTTGGCCCATTGCAGGCCCAGGTCGGTGAAATTCTCCCAGAAGCAGCCTCTGACAGCCCGCACCTCGAGCAGGAATTCCAGGAAGGCAAAGAAGTGGTAGGGGGTCCAGCAGAGCAGGAAGGCAGCCACAAGCAAGAGGATCAGGGCCGTGGTCTTGCCATCCGTGGGCCCCCCGTGCCTTGTCTTTCTGACCTGCCCCCGCCCTCGCAGGGCTGCCAGGATGTGACAGTTGAAGAAGACAATTGCAACCAGTGGGAGGAGGAACCCCAGCACGTTTAACTCCACCATCCTTGCAAAGGGCCAGGCCTCGCTGGGGTACAGCAACACACAGGCGGAGATGTTCAGTTCCGGGACAGCTTGGACGGAGCGCAGCAGGAACGTGGGGATACTTAGGAGGCCCCCCATGGCCCAGATGAGCACGCAGGTGGCCTGAGCCCACCGCCGTCGCCGCCGCCTCCGGCTGGCCATGGGGTGCACCAGCACGCAGTAGCGGTCCTGGCTGATGGCCACCACCAGGAAGATGCTGATGAAGAGATTGGCCTTGATGACACCGTTGACCACGCGGCAGAGGAGGGCTCCGAAAGGCCAGTTGAATTCCTTCCAGATGTTCTCTGCCCAGAAGGGCAAGCCCAAGATGAACACCAGGTCGGAAGCCGCCAGGTTGGCCAGGTAGATTTCTGCCGCGTTCAGACGCCGTCGGGCCAAGAGAAAGATGGACAGCACAAAGAGGTTTCCCAGCAGCCCACAGAAGCAGATGGTGATGATAAACGTGGGTAAGACTCTATGCAGCAGGTCCCAGGCTTCCTGAGCGCTGTCGCAGGACGTGGCATTTGGAGGCGGGAGCTGGCTCTGGTTGGAGGACTGGAACTCCAGGAGGGTCCGGGAGGCCATCCACGgtgacctgcaatgaacattacaGAGCATCACACGGGAGGCGGCCAATTCTAGCCAGCAGCCCATCCAGTGTGTCCCcagttttggaaaataaagttttattggcacacagcctcatccattcatttacctTTTGtgttacaacagcagagttgagtggttGCAACAGTGGCCCTTTGGCCTGCCAAACTGAAAATACTTACCCCCTATTCCCTTAGAGGAAAAGTATGCTGACCCCGGGTATAAAGGAAAGGACCAGGGCTTTTGAAACCCGAGTTCAAATCTTGACGTAACTACTTGCTGTGGGCCACTTAGACCAActgacttttattttcctttttgaacaTTGGACCTAATTGTATCCCTCTTGTAGGATTGTGGCAAGGACTGGCGAGTGTATCTGTGGAGAGCTTGGCCTGGTCGCCTGGCTTAGAGGAAGCGCTCAGTGGAAAGGGAGGGCGAGTCTTATTTACAACCATACCATTGTTATTAGCAGTGTTTCATTACACAAAGTACTGGTACAAAGTAGGTGCTCGTGTTTGATTGAAGAAGCACCTACTTTGTGGCAGTACTTTGCCAGGTGCTGGAGATCCGGGGAACAGGGCCCAGCCCCCTGAAGGTGCTCACCGTCTAGAGGGAGGCAGACATGGAGACAGTGGTCGATGACCGAAGATGGAATGAAGCAAGGAAGAGGCCCGGCCCTCAGGGATGCTGATCCACTGGGACGGGGACCAGTAAggtggaggaggtgagggcagTAGTAGAAGGTGGGGGGTTTCTGGCACTCCACACCTaaaatccctcctcccacctggatgagttaatatatgcaaagtgcTTCAAAGGGTTCCTGGCTCTTTGTAGGCACTTGCTACCCGTTAGCTACTGTTATCATCATCGTTATCCTTAGTGATGCCTAAGAGTCCTTCCCTTCAACTCGGCGAAACTCATAGCATCCAACACAAGATATCGCGTAAGAGAGCTGATCTCGGGAAAACCTATTCAGCTCTGCAGTCTTAGGCAatcactttgtgtctctgagcCCGACTTTCCTCATCTGCGGAGGACGTGATGACCTTCTCGCTGTGACACGGTAACCCACACACTGCCATTCACATTGGGTAAAATCCACGGGtccctccattcattcatccactggtCAAGTATGTACTGAGCacactatgtgctaggcactgttctaggtgtttgGGACATAGCCGTGAATCAAACAAGCAACACCCCCTGCCCTCAAGGTGCTTCTAGCCTTATGGGAGGAGAGAGGCGATGACAATAAGTATACTGAATAAACCTGTTAGCCGGGGAGGGGCAGCCATGGAAGCGGTGAGATGTGATCAGGCTCTAGGTATAGTCTGAAGATAGAATCACCATGATTTCCAGTCGGATATGGGTTATGACAAAAGAGGAATTGCATGATGCTTAGATGTTTGGCCTGAGCCCCCGGAAATAGGAAGCTGCAGTCAACTGAACTGGAGACGACAGAGTGACGGTGGAGCAGTTTTCTTGGCGGGGAAGATCGGGGGTTCACATCTGGACGTGTGAAGGCTGAGCTGTCTGTCGGACATCAGGTGGGGATACTGGGGCAGTTGGCTACACAGCACTGGTGTTGGGAGACCACGTCTGAGACAGTGATACATCACTGGGAGTTGTAATCACATGGATGGTATTTGGTATTTAAAGCCACAGGACTGGATGAAATCACCAAGGGAGAGTGCAGGCAGAGAAGAGAATCAGCTGCTGGGCTGCCAGCTGACAGGTCAGCAGAGGACACGGGAAATGAAGGGTTAGGAGGCTATGACATATCCGTGGCTTACAGGGTTCTGACCCAGAGTGTATGGAGGAGAAAGGACACTCTTCTTCTGTCATTGATTTCAGGGCATAAATCCACAATgaagtatttattttgttatttggcAATACTTTTCAATTTTGCAATGAGTCCTTCTGGCAACAATGAGCAAAAAAAGAACGTTTAATGACAATTTAAGTCCTGAACTTCTGTCTCTCAGGGAAGTCAATGATGAATGTGTAACTTTGCACACACAATTTGTAATTGCATATAAACGAGTTTCAGTATTTTACCAATTGATATGGAGGTTATATTTGACAAGATTTACAAAATCCTAAAACATAAGATTTGTAGTTCAGAATTACTGAACTACGAACTTTTGTGCTGAAGTtgatgaggaatttttttttggccgtgccgtgagGCTTGTGAAATCTTTGTgaagttccccaaccagggatcaaacccatgccctcggcaattaaagcacagagtcctacacactggaccgccagggaattccctggatgaGGAATTAAAACAACTCTAGcatgcattttctttctctgccgcCCATCGTAAATCAATTTTAGAAGACACTAAGTGCTGAAAAATGTTACTCAACTATTTGTTACAGCAGAGTTGAGAATTTTTGTAGAATTTTGTTCCAAATCGACGAGGAATCTTCGAACAAGTATTCAATGAGTGGAGCACTGAAGCAGCAGCTTTTAGCAGATTGTAgttattgaaaacaaaattttatgcagaaaataattgaaatttatagcTAAAAAGGCACGGGAGAAAATGATCAAACTAAGCGATGAGTGGTCAAATGGTGCACAAGGTTTAATTGTTGAATTTTATAATGAGCTTTGGAATGTCTCAATTTGTGGGAAGCATCTTTTCAATTGGAGAAGTTCATATTTTGTACAAAATTGAGATGAAATCGGGACAGCCCCTGATCTGCCACATCTAAATCTGACAAAGCAATCAAAACTTATAAATAGCTACAACTTACCTGAAGAGTTTAATGTggtgaaaatatttgttgaaggaactCGAACTAAGGCAAAAAGACAGCACCCGTGAAAATATCTGGGctgaaatatttacataattccATATGCAAAGAATTAGACTTGAGAATAGCCTCTGCTTGGCAGAATTTGCTCAGAGTTTATCAGATACCTCAACACCTGCAgagagaacattttcttcattaaatattttctggtCCAAGAGAAGAGTCCATTGAAGGTGCTAATTTAAATTTATGAACCataaaatttgaaggaaaaaaagttcaGGCAATTATATGgaaccattaaaaataataagaccaTATTGAGAGAAAAATACATTCTCTGGAAAATGCCAAAGACGTATGAGAGTCAGGTACAAGCCCAAGAAGCTAATTGTAGCACTTGCATATGTACCCAAACGAATTATTTTGCTTATGTTATTTTTCAATGTTCAGTTCATTAGCATaaagaaaatctttcattttgCCTTAATATATGTAGATGGATGAATATATTTAGACTTTTctggaagaaatatttttgacTAGAGCTACTTTATAACTCCATTAATGTAATATAACCAATTagttggggggtgtgtgtgtatacatatgcatacatgtatatataattaaatatacatattttttaaaaatagcttttgaTTAGAACTACTTGATAACTCCATCAATATAATATAATCAGTTTTAAGTGTCTTGTAGTGATTTGCTTTGGCAGCCACAGGAAAGCAATACACTCGGATACCTGGTGGCCCCTCCACGCCCCCTCCCCCTGGCAGCCCCCTTGTACTACACACACATGTGGGAACTGCTTCCTAAGACTGCCGTTGGGCCTCATGCCATTCCTTCCCGTGTGCTTCGCTGCACGTGCTAAGGAAGCTCTATGTGCCATGGAAAACCCGAGCATCTCTGTCTCAGCCCCAATCTCCCACCGACGCTGGGGCTGCAGAGTAAGCCCCTGATGCCAGATCCGACCCTTCACTGTCAGCCACACCTGTGATCTGTGGGCTGTGCTGGGCTTTAGGTAACCTGATCCTGACAACATGCCTGGGAGGAGGGATGGCTGTCTTgtgcccattgtacagatgggcaAACAGAGGTgaagagaagtgaagtgacttgcttaCATTCATACGGCGATAGGAGCCAGTCTGTTTATACATGGCTCTTCTTCCAGGCCCAGCTCAGGGTTGGACCTCTTTTACCTAGCGTGCTATGACCGTAAAGAGAATGGGCCTGGTGTTAGGGAGCCTGGGCTTGGGTCCTGGGGTCACCAAACTGTGATTCTGGGCAAGTCagataacttctctgagcctcagtttgttcgtctgtagaatgggaataacGGCAGTTATTACAAAGAGTCATGGTGAAGCTTGAAGGAGATTATACCTGTAGAATCCCCTTGTAGGCTGCAAAGCATCAAATATGAAGCTCAAATGATGATGACCACCGCGACAATAATAATGGTGATGACTACGGTAGTAATAATGTGATGATAAAGTGTCCTGGTCCCTCCGAGTGTAAGCAACCTCTCCTTCATGTGGGCTACTCTGGTGTCGGAACACGAGGTTGGAAAGTACCAAGAGGCCCCTTTTCTGCTCTTCCTGAGCTGCGGAACAGTTCAGGGATTACCTGGCACCTAGCACACTAGGAAACTAAGGAACTAAAATTCCGGAAAGCCGAGTTCCAGGAGGGCCTGGCTTCTTGGCAGTGGGATTCTCGTTCGTCGCCAGCCTTGGAGCTTTCACCACCAGGAGGTTTAAGGAGAAGCTGGAAGGAGGGGAGCGGTTCGTTGTGGATGCTGAGACAGACCCCGGATGTGGTCTGCTTtgcttccctccctttcctcctccaggtCACCTTGAACGTGTGAGACAGGGGTCGAGTCCCCTCTGAAGTGTGGGTGTCTGGGCAGGAAAGGGTGGCTTTGGGAGGCAGTGGAGGGGGCCTGGCTCCTGTGTGCTCCTGAGGGACCACAGGTCAGCAAGAGGCAGGGGCAGCCCGGGCACCGCCAGACAAAAACATGGGCTGTACCCCAGAGCCGTGCAGTCGGCAGAATGATGGTCCCCAAAGGTGTCCACATCCTAGTCCCTGGAACCTGCAAATATGTTCCCTTACATGGTaaaggggactttgcagatggggTTGAggtaagaatcttgagatggggagatgatgCTGGATTATGGAGGTGGGCTTGACGTCATCACAAGTGAAAGTGATTTCATTTATAAGTAAAAGAGGGAGGTAGCGGGCGGTCAAAGGCAGGAAGAGAGTAGAAGATGCTATGCCATTGGCTTGGAAGATGGAGAAGGCGCCATGAGCTAAGGAacacaggcagcctctagaagccagAAAAAGCAAGGAACGGCTTCTCCCTtcgagcctccagaaggagcacaACCCCAGCCAACACCTTGGCTTTAGCCCAGTGAGGCTGATTTTGAACCTCTGACCTCCAGGAATATCAGATAACACATTTGTGTTGTTTGAAGCCGCTAGctttgtgctaatttgttacaacagcaactGGACAGTAATACACGGGTCAAGGCTTCACCCTGCCCAGGAAACCAGGAACTGTCACCTATGCCAGCAGCAGAAACCTCTTACTTCAGCTCGAATCTGATTGGTTCAGCAGACACTGCCCGCCATCCCATGGGACCCGGCTGGGTCCGTGGCCACGGCACGTGTTTGTTCAAGCCGAGCCTATTTTCAGGAGGTCGTCTTTACCAGCTGCTGCCTGTGTTTACGTAAAGTTGGCCAGAGAGGAGAAAGCTTCCTTTGTTGGTTCCGAGACTTAGCTCTGATATTTGCCTGGCACGTAGTACGTGGTCAAAACCCAGCAGCTATTGATATGATTAGTCATATTTGATCTTATCTGAAAAAGTCAAGAGTGACATTGGGCAAGTGTACTAGAGATGATCGGTTCTGTAATTTCTATGTGATACTTTCTGAGTTCTGCACGTGAGAACACTGGTGCGTGCTACTTCTTCAACAAATTAGCCTTCTTCAAATTAATTCCGATTTCAACAGTGAGGTGAGGATAAAGGCATTTGAAATACATAGATCTTAAAGGATGTCAACCCAATCACATCATAAGATACTGTTTTCAGTCCACAAATAACCCAACCAGTTATTGGCATTGTGAAATTTTGTAAGCGATCCTGGGGAGAccaatttgatttttataaattggAATTTGTAGACTGTAACTGGTCAGAGTCCACACGGAGCTCTGATGACTGCATTCAGCTTCTCCATGTTTCATGCGACCTTGAGGTAAAGAGCTGCCGGAGGTACTCTCCTGTTTCAAacatccttcctcctcctcttctggaaAAGCATCTAAAACCCAAAGTAGGCATGGAACACAGCCTCTTAAATGGATTCAGGAttacaacaacagaaacaacagaACAGAAAGCTGAAACAGAAAGCTGAAGACTCTGCCAATATTAGttgtaaaaggaaaattttttcccCTGAGATATGAATCTTCTCTTATATTTTACTCtgataagagaggaaaaaaagatggtCATTTACTTACCCAAAGTGAAAGAGGTCGCAACTTCAGCTGGGCTTTCTGATGGTGAGAGTGGCCTCTGGAGAGATCTTCTGTTCTGGGAAGCCCTATGGAAGTGTGGTGGCCTTAAATTACATAACTCCTACTCCAGTGATGTCATCGGCTGGACTGCTGAAAAAGTGGGTCTTTCAGACAGAGGAGACAAGCtggaattttgaaagaaaaacaactttgcACTTTAGGGCTGAAAAGTGATTACTCAACTACCATCTCCATCTTTAATTTCGTAACATCTGGGAAGGTCCCGCAATCCTGCCCAAGAATGATATGGTGACCAACATGCCCTTAAAACACATTTTGGCATCACTGAGTCCCCACAAGCCTGAGTGATGATTCTACCCATTCGCACTGGGGACCTGAACGCTTGGGGCTCTGCAGCAGCTTTTGTGGGAGCTGACTTGAATGTCCACTTTTGAATTTGGGTCACGAAGGGTACATCACCAAGAATCCATCACTGTGGATCCCATTAAACAAACAGTGAGCCACAAAGAGCTTGACTCATGCAATAGGCAGAGCTGAGTAAGGTCAGATGCACTTCTCCATCATCTTCCCTGGCAGTTCTGAAGTCTGTTTTTGATGTAAGCCTGCGGATATCAAGTTGGACCACTCAGGGCCTCGTGTTCAGACAGTCTgacatttctgggttttttgagAGTCAGACCTCAAGAGCCTTTGACCGGATGCCGCCTACTTTCTATCTTAGCCCCTAAAAATGGAGATGTTCTAATCTCCCTCCCTAAGTGCAGGAGAATGCTTCCACACCAGGGCTTGATTCCAGCTTCTGGAAAGTGACTCCCAAATCTCAGGCCTCTGTCCTCCCTACACCCTAGTCCTGCCTCTTGGATGCTCTGCTTGTACTTCTTGATGTCACCTTGAGCCTGGCGTGTC encodes:
- the BDKRB1 gene encoding LOW QUALITY PROTEIN: B1 bradykinin receptor (The sequence of the model RefSeq protein was modified relative to this genomic sequence to represent the inferred CDS: substituted 1 base at 1 genomic stop codon) yields the protein MASRTLLEFQSSNQSQLPPPNATSCDSAQEAWDLLHRVLPTFIITICFCGLLGNLFVLSIFLLARRRLNAAEIYLANLAASDLVFILGLPFWAENIWKEFNWPFGALLCRVVNGVIKANLFISIFLVVAISQDRYCVLVHPMASRRRRRRRWAQATCVLIWAMGGLLSIPTFLLRSVQAVPELNISACVLLYPSEAWPFARMVELNVLGFLLPLVAIVFFNCHILAALRGRGQVRKTRHGGPTDGKTTALILLLVAAFLLCWTPYHFFAFLEFLLEVRAVRGCFWENFTDLGLQWANFFAFMNSCLNPVIYVFLGWLFRTKVWELYKRCIPRXLTPISTSHRKEILQLFWRN